A region from the Halobacillus mangrovi genome encodes:
- a CDS encoding ATP-binding protein, with protein MSLKQMPIRWKITILSFGIVLFSVVIGGIIIIGKTIESKEESLGDHALITGRTVANLPALKENLTESEGWKQINPMVERIRTINNSDYIVVLNMNRVRFSHPIDDKLGTLSSGKDEGPAFAEHSYTSKAEGEMGVAVRAFVPVMNEEHEQIGVVIVGNLLPSFLDVLNDMKNEILIVLFLTLLFGVTGSWLLARHIKEQTYRLEPHEIVQLLVERTATFQAMNEGVVAINNEGRITIMNDKASKILGIAGDQTGQQIEKVIPDIKLGGVLNSGKAVYNKELRLGSTLVMSTQIPVRVNNDTIGAVVIFQDRTDVTKLAEELTGVKAFVDALRVQNHEHLNKLHTIAGLIQLDKKEQALNFVFETSEKQEQLSNFLVKNLRDYSLSGLLLSKVSRGKELGIEVNIDEQSELKHYPPLMDHHDFVLILGNLIENAFHSFEDIERDQKWIDIFLVQDEAACQICVEDNGKGIQEEKQSKIFDRGFTTKGDNGSGIGLYLVKKIVDKGLGEIELISQQNEGTSVVITIPMMIEEDRYEQPTTGNSSTIN; from the coding sequence ATGTCACTGAAGCAAATGCCGATTCGCTGGAAAATTACAATTCTATCATTTGGGATTGTCCTGTTTTCTGTGGTGATTGGCGGCATTATTATCATAGGAAAAACCATAGAATCTAAAGAAGAATCTCTAGGAGACCACGCATTGATCACAGGCAGGACGGTTGCAAACTTACCGGCTTTAAAAGAGAACCTTACAGAATCGGAAGGTTGGAAACAGATTAATCCTATGGTTGAGAGGATACGGACGATCAACAATTCGGACTACATCGTAGTGTTGAATATGAACCGCGTGCGTTTCTCTCACCCGATTGATGATAAGTTAGGGACTCTATCTTCTGGGAAAGATGAAGGACCTGCTTTTGCTGAACATAGCTATACTTCCAAAGCTGAGGGTGAAATGGGGGTTGCTGTAAGAGCTTTTGTGCCTGTTATGAATGAAGAACATGAGCAAATTGGTGTCGTCATTGTTGGTAATCTTCTTCCTTCCTTTTTAGACGTGTTGAATGACATGAAAAACGAAATTCTTATTGTTCTTTTTTTAACTCTATTGTTTGGCGTGACCGGATCCTGGCTGCTTGCAAGACACATAAAAGAACAAACGTATCGATTGGAGCCTCATGAAATCGTACAGCTTCTTGTGGAAAGAACCGCAACCTTTCAAGCTATGAATGAAGGAGTTGTGGCCATTAATAATGAAGGCAGAATTACGATTATGAATGATAAAGCTAGTAAGATACTGGGAATAGCAGGAGATCAGACGGGACAACAGATTGAAAAAGTGATCCCTGATATAAAATTAGGCGGAGTTCTCAACTCTGGAAAAGCTGTCTACAATAAAGAATTACGGTTAGGAAGTACGCTGGTGATGAGCACTCAAATCCCGGTACGTGTGAACAATGATACAATCGGAGCGGTTGTTATTTTTCAAGATCGGACAGATGTGACTAAACTTGCTGAGGAATTAACTGGAGTTAAAGCTTTTGTAGATGCTTTAAGAGTTCAAAATCATGAACACCTTAACAAATTACATACCATAGCTGGACTGATTCAACTGGATAAAAAGGAGCAAGCCCTAAACTTCGTATTTGAAACCTCTGAAAAGCAGGAGCAGCTATCAAATTTTCTTGTGAAAAACTTGCGAGATTATAGCTTATCCGGCTTATTACTGAGTAAAGTGAGTCGCGGGAAAGAGTTAGGGATAGAAGTCAATATTGACGAACAGAGTGAACTTAAACATTATCCACCCTTAATGGACCACCATGATTTCGTTCTTATCCTGGGAAACTTGATCGAGAATGCCTTTCACTCATTCGAAGATATAGAACGAGATCAAAAATGGATTGATATCTTTCTTGTACAGGATGAAGCCGCTTGCCAGATCTGTGTCGAAGATAATGGAAAAGGAATTCAGGAAGAGAAACAATCCAAAATTTTCGACAGAGGTTTCACGACTAAAGGTGATAATGGCTCAGGGATTGGACTATATTTGGTGAAGAAAATTGTAGATAAAGGGTTAGGAGAGATTGAACTCATTTCTCAACAGAATGAAGGAACTAGTGTTGTTATAACCATTCCTATGATGATCGAGGAGGATAGATATGAGCAACCAACAACCGGTAATTCAAGTACTATTAATTGA